From the genome of Limisalsivibrio acetivorans, one region includes:
- the mnhG gene encoding monovalent cation/H(+) antiporter subunit G: MDVITVISGVLVAAGCFFMVVASIGVLRLPDFYTRLHAGGKADTLGQGLVFLGLMVYEGFSIISLKMLLIVVFIFIANPTATHAAAKAAHLSGLKPWRKKK; the protein is encoded by the coding sequence GTGGATGTTATAACAGTTATTAGCGGTGTTCTCGTTGCCGCAGGATGCTTCTTTATGGTGGTTGCCTCCATAGGAGTCCTCAGGCTTCCCGATTTCTATACAAGGCTTCACGCCGGTGGAAAGGCGGACACCCTCGGGCAGGGTTTGGTTTTCCTCGGGCTCATGGTTTATGAGGGTTTCAGCATAATCAGTCTTAAGATGCTTCTGATAGTGGTCTTTATCTTCATAGCAAACCCCACAGCAACCCATGCGGCGGCAAAGGCTGCCCACCTTTCCGGCCTTAAGCCATGGAGGAAGAAAAAATGA
- a CDS encoding monovalent cation/H+ antiporter complex subunit F — MFDIFTVIVIVSAALVLFRAVKGPTVFDRILAVNLLGTKTIVILALIGFVFGRPHFMDLALVYALINFIGTIALLKYTEKGRLD, encoded by the coding sequence ATGTTTGATATATTCACTGTGATCGTAATCGTATCCGCTGCTCTGGTTCTGTTCAGGGCGGTTAAGGGACCGACAGTATTCGACAGGATTCTGGCTGTTAACCTATTGGGTACAAAAACAATAGTAATACTCGCACTCATAGGTTTTGTCTTCGGACGCCCCCATTTCATGGATCTTGCCCTTGTTTATGCGCTTATCAACTTCATCGGTACCATAGCACTGCTTAAGTACACCGAGAAGGGGAGGCTTGATTAG